The proteins below come from a single Cannabis sativa cultivar Pink pepper isolate KNU-18-1 chromosome 3, ASM2916894v1, whole genome shotgun sequence genomic window:
- the LOC115709286 gene encoding leucine-rich repeat receptor-like protein kinase PXC1 has translation MRKIKLPYHHHRIRMAIFSSFSPYFLTLFFAQLVLSSPSPTNNNNDTDSLTSFRLQTDTHGGLLSNWTGPDACAAAWTGVRCSPTGRVFSLSLPSLNLRGPLDHLSSLDQLRLLDLHDNRLNGTITPLTNCTNLKLVYLAGNDLSGEIPPGISSLRRLLRLDLSDNNIRGVIPEGLSHLTRLLTLRLQDNMLSGKVPNLSASLLNLKELNLTNNELYGRFPDQMLKKFGEESVSGNEGLCGSNPLPVCSFTENPSSPVPSDQTVQSNPSSLPRTTVNDEPKKESRKGLSPGAVVAIVIANSVALLVIISFVVAHYCAKERNSSSMAGSESGKRRKSSSSYGSEKKVYANGGADSDGTTGTDRSKLVFFDRKKQFELEDLLRASAEMLGKGSLGTVYRAVLDDGCTVAVKRLKDANPCGRKEFEQYMDVIGKLKHPNVVKLRAYYYAKEEKLLVYDYQPNGSLHHLLHGNRGPGRIPLDWTTRISLVLGAARGLARIHEEYGSAKIPHGNVKSSNVLLDKNGVACISDFGLSLLLNPVHAIARLGGYRAPEQAEVKRLSQKADVYSFGVLLLEVLTGRAPSQYPSPASTRPNRVEDEEQALDLPKWVRSVVKEEWTGEVFDQELLRYKNIEEELVSMLHVGLACVVPQPEKRPSMAEVAKMIEDIRVEQSPLGEDYDESRNSLSPSLATTEDGLGLGLP, from the exons ATGAGGAAGATTAAGCTACCTTATCATCATCATCGCATTCGCATGGCCATCTTCTCTTCATTCTCACCATATTTTCTCACTCTCTTCTTTGCTCAACTCGTTCTTTCTTCTCCGTCTCCGACCAACAACAACAATGACACCGATTCCCTCACAAGCTTTCGTCTCCAGACCGACACCCACGGTGGTCTCCTCTCCAACTGGACAGGCCCAGATGCCTGCGCTGCCGCCTGGACCGGGGTACGATGCTCTCCGACCGGCAGAgtcttctctctctccctcccTTCACTTAATCTTCGAGGCCCTCTTGACCATCTCTCTTCACTCGACCAACTCCGGCTCCTTGACCTCCACGACAATAGGTTAAACGGCACCATTACGCCTCTTACTAATTGCACAAACCTCAAACTCGTTTACCTCGCCGGAAATGACCTTTCCGGCGAAATCCCACCTGGGATTTCGTCGCTCCGGAGACTTCTCCGTCTTGACCTCTCTGACAACAACATCCGCGGCGTTATTCCCGAGGGTCTTTCTCATTTGACACGGCTCCTCACTCTTCGACTACAGGATAATATGCTCTCTGGTAAGGTTCCTAATCTATCTGCTTCGCTTCTCAACCTTAAAGAACTCAACTTGACAAACAACGAGCTTTACGGAAGGTTTCCCGACCAGATGTTGAAGAAGTTCGGTGAAGAAAGTGTTTCAGGTAACGAAGGGCTATGTGGGTCGAACCCATTACCGGTTTGTTCATTTACAGAGAATCCATCTTCTCCGGTCCCGTCTGATCAGACCGTACAGTCGAATCCGAGCTCGTTACCTCGAACAACCGTTAATGACGAACCAAAGAAGGAATCAAGAAAAGGGTTGAGCCCTGGCGCTGTAGTGGCGATAGTGATAGCCAATAGCGTAGCTTTGTTGGTGATAATATCGTTCGTCGTGGCTCACTATTGCGCCAAAGAGAGAAACTCGAGTTCCATGGCCGGTAGTGAAAGTGGGAAGAGGAGAAAAAGTTCAAGCAGCTATGGCTCTGAGAAGAAGGTCTACGCAAATGGTGGTGCTGATAGTGATGGTACTACTGGTACGGATCGAAGCAAGCTTGTATTTTTTGACCGAAAGAAACAATTCGAGCTTGAGGATTTGCTCCGAGCTTCGGCGGAGATGTTGGGGAAAGGGAGCTTGGGAACTGTTTATAGGGCGGTTTTAGACGATGGGTGTACGGTTGCTGTTAAGAGGCTTAAGGATGCAAACCCATGTGGGAGGAAAGAGTTCGAGCAATATATGGATGTTATTGGAAAGCTTAAACACCCAAATGTGGTCAAATTAAGAGCTTACTACTATGCCAAAGAGGAAAAGCTTCTGGTCTATGATTACCAACCTAATGGGAGCTTGCACCATCTTCTTCACG GGAACAGAGGTCCGGGAAGGATTCCATTGGATTGGACTACAAGGATCAGCTTAGTGTTAGGAGCAGCTAGGGGGCTTGCTCGGATCCACGAAGAGTATGGGTCTGCAAAAATACCTCACGGCAATGTTAAATCGTCGAATGTATTACTAGACAAAAACGGCGTAGCTTGCATATCCGATTTCGGGTTGTCTCTGCTTCTTAACCCAGTTCATGCCATAGCTAGATTGGGAGGTTACAGAGCTCCAGAACAAGCTGAGGTCAAGAGGCTATCTCAGAAAGCTGATGTGTACAGCTTTGGTGTTTTGCTTTTGGAAGTTCTTACCGGAAGAGCTCCTTCTCAGTACCCTTCTCCGGCGAGTACTCGGCCTAATCGCGTTGAGGATGAAGAACAGGCTTTGGACCTCCCGAAATGGGTTCGATCAGTTGTCAAGGAAGAGTGGACAG GTGAAGTATTCGATCAAGAGCTTCTGAGGTACAAAAACATAGAGGAAGAGCTTGTATCAATGCTTCATGTGGGGTTAGCTTGTGTGGTTCCACAACCTGAGAAGAGGCCTTCAATGGCGGAAGTGGCTAAGATGATTGAAGATATCAGAGTGGAACAGTCACCTCTGGGTGAAGACTATGATGAGTCAAGAAATTCTCTTTCACCATCTCTGGCTACCACTGAAGATGGACTTGGTCTTGGGCTGCCTTGA
- the LOC115709908 gene encoding uncharacterized protein LOC115709908, which yields MASCDDDFSPLLGDDPNPNNTTTAPTNPHHLSHLHQTYSTAPVHRFSSARPTPNQTILNARSPDKVGAEEEQDDGEDYGEAAAFCSNPFENDSDQNGGSVVVSEKRKERHHHHHRDEQLSDGGGSGGPYSYKKAKTTSASGTSGGGGEYRKDREEWSDAAIACLLDAYTDKFTQVDRGHLRGRDWEEVATIVSERCERQTKSVEQCKNKVDNLKKRYKLERQRMNNGGISGSHWPWFKKMEQIVGNNLPIKVASDDDKGASSSGNTPRQSKRYALTTGSSAGQIVHVKPKATMNPRWRRVVLKISGAALAGAAPNNIDPKVVMLIAREVAMAARVGVQVAIVVGGSNFFCGDTWVNTTGLDRTTAYQIGMMATVMNSVLLQSAIEKMGVQTRVQTAVSMHEVAEPYNRQRAIRHLEKGRVVIFAGIGASTGNPLFSTDTAAAFRSLEIHAEAVLKGTNVDGVYDCTSQDNNFTFEHITFRELVARGATSMDAMALTYCEDNRIPVVVFNLLEPGNISKALCGEQVGTLIDHTGRIS from the exons ATGGCGTCCTGTGACGACGACTTCTCTCCTCTCCTCGGTgacgaccccaaccccaacaACACAACCACTGCCCCCACCAACCCCCACCACCTCTCCCACCTCCACCAGACCTACTCCACGGCCCCGGTTCACCGGTTCTCGTCGGCGAGACCGACGCCTAACCAGACGATCCTCAACGCCCGTAGCCCCGATAAAGTTGGCGCAGAGGAAGAGCAGGACGATGGTGAGGATTACGGAGAAGCAGCAGCGTTCTGTTCGAATCCGTTCGAGAACGATAGCGATCAGAACGGAGGTAGCGTTGTTGTGAGCGAGAAGAGGAAGGAACGTCACCATCATCATCACCGCGACGAACAGCTGAGCGATGGGGGTGGATCTGGAGGTCCGTACAGTTATAAGAAAGCGAAGACCACTTCGGCTTCGGGCACTTCTGGTGGAGGTGGAGAGTACAGGAAGGATCGGGAGGAGTGGAGTGACGCGGCGATTGCATGCCTTTTGGATGCGTACACCGACAAATTCACTCAGGTGGACAGGGGTCATCTGAGAGGGAGGGATTGGGAGGAGGTGGCGACCATTGTGAGCGAGCGATGTGAGAGGCAAACCAAGAGCGTGGAGCAGTGTAAGAACAAAGTTGATAACTTAAAGAAGCGTTACAAATTAGAGAGGCAGAGGATGAACAATGGAGGCATTTCAGGAAGCCATTGGCCTTGGTTCAAGAAGATGGAGCAGATTGTTGGGAATAACTTGCCCATAAAGGTTGCATCTGATGATGACAAGGGTGCCAGTTCTTCTGGCAATACGCCTCGCCAATCAAAGAG ATATGCTTTGACAACAGGCAGTTCTGCTGGACAGATAGTTCATGTGAAGCCCAAGGCAACAATGAATCCTAGATGGCGTAGAGTAGTCTTGAAAATTAGTGGTGCTGCTCTTGCCGGTGCTGCACCAAATAATATTGACCCAAAG GTGGTCATGTTGATTGCTAGAGAAGTTGCAATGGCTGCTCGTGTTGGCGTGCAG GTGGCTATTGTGGTTGGTGGCAGTAACTTCTTTTGCGGAGATACATGGGTAAATACAACAGGTTTAGATAGAACTACAGCCTATCAAATTGG TATGATGGCTACTGTGATGAACTCGGTATTACTTCAGTCAGCAATAGAAAAGATGGGAGTTCAAACTCGTGTCCAAACTGCAGTTTCAATGCACGAGGTTGCTGAACCTTACAACCGACAGCGGGCAATCAGGCATCTTGAGAAAGGGAGAGTTGTAATATTTGCTGGCATTGGTGCTTCCACAGGAAATCCACTCTTTTCAACAGACACAGCTGCAGCTTTCCGATCTTTGGAAA TTCATGCCGAGGCAGTTCTCAAAGGTACCAATGTTGATGGTGTCTATGACTGCACCtctcaagataataattttacatttgagcACATCACTTTCAGAGAGTTGGTTGCCAGAGGTGCCACATCGATGGATGCCATGGCACTGACGTACTGTGAAGACAACAGGATTCCCG TTGTCGTGTTTAACCTCTTAGAGCCTGGAAACATCTCAAAAGCTCTATGTGGAGAACAAGTTGGTACATTAATTGATCATACAGGAAGAATTAGCTAA